A single region of the Pseudomonas sp. VD-NE ins genome encodes:
- a CDS encoding ATP-binding protein yields the protein MLPTSRTLRLSLYTLLIIAGAALAATLAIRHAERQALEEDAARANQQLALYANSLHTLIDRYRALPAVLALDPQLRSALAGPVDADEQAALNLKLEKINGAAQSSTLELLDHTGLAVAASNWRLPSSYVGHNYGFRPYFSQTRTQGTGRFYAVGVTSGIPGYFLSSAVLGDNDEFLGAMVVKLEFPELEREWSQGNDTLLVSDARGIIFIANQPGWRYRALRPLSARDMDEIKATRQYDKQSLLPLTHLSLRRFDDNSDLRRVEGPQGTADYLWESLPLSAEGWTLHLLRHPQVAFEDLRNAGLAAAGVWLALVFLLLFLNQRWRLSKIRQRNREELEQLVEERTRDLRTAQDGLVQSAKLAALGQMSAALAHEINQPLTAQRMQLATLRLLLDHGRVDDAYKALKPVDEMLTRMAALTGHLKTFARKSPSGLRERLDLATVVDQSLQLLDARLRDEQVSLVLHLTRPAWVRGDAIRLEQVLINLLRNALDAMQGKPCKRLEIRLEADEQLWRLSVSDNGGGIAEDHLGQVFDPFFTTKPVGDGLGLGLAVSFAIVHESGGRLSAENGDSGAVFSLTLPIDLEAHI from the coding sequence ATGCTGCCGACTTCCCGTACCTTGCGTCTGTCGTTGTATACCTTGCTGATCATCGCCGGCGCAGCGCTTGCCGCCACGCTTGCGATCCGCCACGCCGAACGTCAGGCGCTGGAGGAAGACGCCGCTCGCGCCAACCAGCAACTGGCGTTGTACGCCAATTCCCTGCACACCCTGATCGATCGCTACCGCGCCCTGCCCGCCGTGCTGGCGCTGGACCCGCAATTGCGCTCGGCACTGGCCGGGCCGGTCGACGCCGACGAACAGGCGGCGCTGAACCTGAAACTGGAAAAGATCAACGGCGCGGCGCAATCCTCGACCCTTGAACTGCTCGACCACACAGGCCTCGCCGTGGCGGCGAGCAACTGGCGTCTGCCGAGCAGTTACGTCGGCCACAATTACGGTTTTCGTCCCTACTTCAGCCAGACCCGCACCCAGGGCACCGGGCGTTTTTATGCGGTGGGCGTGACCAGCGGAATTCCCGGTTACTTCCTCTCCAGCGCGGTGCTCGGCGACAACGACGAGTTCCTTGGTGCGATGGTGGTCAAGCTGGAATTCCCCGAGCTGGAACGCGAGTGGAGTCAGGGCAATGACACCCTGCTGGTCAGCGATGCGCGCGGGATCATCTTCATCGCCAACCAGCCCGGCTGGCGCTATCGCGCGCTGCGGCCATTGAGCGCCCGCGACATGGATGAAATCAAAGCCACCCGCCAGTACGACAAGCAATCGCTGCTGCCCTTGACGCATTTATCGCTGCGCCGCTTCGATGACAACAGCGACCTGCGCCGCGTCGAAGGCCCGCAAGGCACGGCGGATTATCTATGGGAATCGCTGCCCCTGAGCGCCGAAGGCTGGACCCTGCACCTGTTACGCCACCCGCAAGTAGCGTTTGAAGACCTGCGCAACGCCGGGCTGGCCGCCGCCGGGGTGTGGCTGGCGCTGGTATTTCTGTTGCTGTTTCTCAACCAGCGCTGGCGCCTGTCGAAAATCCGCCAGCGCAACCGTGAGGAACTGGAACAGTTGGTGGAAGAGCGCACCCGCGACTTGCGCACCGCGCAGGACGGCCTGGTGCAATCAGCCAAACTCGCCGCGCTCGGCCAGATGTCCGCCGCGCTGGCCCATGAAATCAATCAGCCGCTGACCGCTCAGCGCATGCAACTGGCGACCCTGCGCCTGCTGCTCGACCATGGCCGGGTCGACGATGCTTATAAAGCCTTGAAACCGGTAGACGAAATGCTCACGCGCATGGCCGCCCTCACCGGCCACCTCAAGACTTTCGCGCGCAAAAGCCCCAGCGGCTTGCGTGAGCGGCTGGATCTGGCGACGGTAGTTGATCAGTCGTTGCAGTTGCTCGATGCGCGGCTGCGCGACGAGCAGGTCAGTCTGGTGCTGCACCTGACGCGTCCGGCGTGGGTACGCGGTGATGCGATTCGTCTCGAACAGGTGCTGATCAACCTGCTGCGCAACGCCCTCGATGCGATGCAGGGCAAACCCTGCAAGCGCCTCGAAATCCGTCTGGAAGCCGATGAGCAACTGTGGCGCCTGAGCGTCAGCGACAATGGCGGCGGCATCGCCGAAGACCATTTGGGCCAGGTGTTCGATCCGTTCTTCACCACTAAACCGGTGGGTGACGGCCTGGGCCTCGGCTTGGCGGTATCCTTCGCTATCGTGCACGAATCCGGCGGCCGTCTGAGTGCTGAAAATGGCGACAGCGGCGCGGTGTTCAGCCTGACTTTGCCGATCGATCTGGAGGCACACATCTGA
- a CDS encoding sigma-54 dependent transcriptional regulator produces MLNSVMVVDDESSIRSAVEQWLSLSGFEVQLFSRAEECLAALPAHFAGVILSDVRMPGMGGLALLAEVQKRDADLPVILLTGHGDVPMAVEAMRDGAYDFLEKPFSPETLLGSLRRALDKRRLILENRALHEQADNRAKLDATLLGVSRGLQTLRRQVLDLAALPVNVLIRGETGSGKELVARCLHDFGPRAAKPFVALNCAAIPEQLFEAELFGHESGAFTGASGKRIGKLEYADGGTLFLDEIESMPLAQQVKLLRVLQEQKLERLGSNQSIRVDLRIVAATKPDLLDEARAGRFREDLAYRLNVAELRLPPLRDRREDIPLLFETFAHHAAERLGRTFPPLSGAQLSHLLSHDWPGNVRELANVAERQVLGLDEPAPGIDPGQSLAAQQEAFEAQCLRAALTRHKGDVKAVLEELQLPRRTFNEKLQRHGLSREMFLSE; encoded by the coding sequence ATGCTCAATTCGGTGATGGTGGTCGATGACGAAAGCAGCATTCGCAGCGCCGTCGAGCAGTGGCTGAGCCTGTCCGGCTTCGAGGTGCAATTGTTCAGCCGCGCCGAAGAATGCCTCGCCGCCCTGCCCGCACACTTTGCCGGGGTGATCCTCAGCGACGTGCGCATGCCCGGCATGGGCGGCCTGGCATTATTGGCCGAGGTGCAGAAACGCGACGCTGATCTGCCGGTGATTCTGCTCACCGGCCATGGCGACGTACCGATGGCGGTCGAGGCGATGCGCGACGGCGCCTACGACTTTCTGGAAAAACCGTTCAGCCCGGAAACCCTGCTCGGCAGCTTGCGTCGGGCGCTGGACAAACGCCGGCTGATTCTGGAAAACCGTGCGCTGCACGAGCAGGCCGACAACCGCGCCAAACTTGATGCGACGTTGCTCGGCGTGTCCCGTGGTTTGCAGACGCTGCGTCGGCAGGTGCTGGACCTGGCGGCGTTGCCAGTCAACGTGCTGATCCGTGGCGAAACCGGCAGCGGCAAGGAATTGGTTGCGCGTTGCCTGCATGATTTCGGCCCGCGCGCGGCCAAGCCGTTCGTGGCGCTGAACTGCGCGGCGATTCCTGAGCAATTGTTCGAGGCCGAGTTGTTCGGTCATGAAAGCGGCGCGTTTACCGGCGCCTCGGGCAAGCGCATCGGCAAGCTGGAATACGCCGATGGCGGCACCTTGTTTCTCGACGAAATCGAAAGCATGCCGCTGGCGCAACAGGTGAAACTGCTGCGGGTGTTGCAGGAGCAGAAGCTTGAACGGCTGGGTTCGAACCAGAGCATTCGTGTCGATCTGCGGATTGTCGCGGCGACCAAACCGGATCTGCTCGACGAGGCTCGGGCCGGACGTTTTCGCGAGGATCTGGCCTATCGCCTGAACGTCGCCGAACTGCGTTTGCCGCCGTTGCGCGATCGCCGCGAAGACATTCCGCTGTTGTTCGAAACCTTCGCTCACCATGCCGCTGAACGCTTGGGCCGCACCTTTCCACCCTTGAGTGGCGCGCAATTGAGTCATCTGCTCAGCCACGACTGGCCGGGCAATGTCCGCGAACTGGCCAACGTTGCTGAGCGCCAGGTGTTGGGTCTGGATGAGCCGGCACCGGGGATTGACCCGGGGCAATCGCTGGCGGCGCAACAGGAGGCGTTTGAGGCGCAGTGTTTGCGTGCAGCGCTGACCCGGCACAAGGGCGATGTGAAAGCGGTGCTTGAAGAGTTGCAACTGCCGCGCCGTACGTTCAATGAAAAGCTGCAGCGGCATGGGTTGAGTCGGGAGATGTTTCTGAGCGAGTGA
- a CDS encoding MFS transporter, whose amino-acid sequence MDNSNALPLGSAAVPAKERTTASRIKSIFSGSVGNMVEWYDWYVYAAFSLYFAKTFFPAGSTTAQLMNTAAIFAVGFLMRPIGGWLMGMYADKVGRKKALMASVYLMCFGSLLIALSPNYETIGIGAPILLVFARLLQGLSVGGEYGTSATYLSEMATKERRGFFSSFQYVTLISGQLIALGVLIVLQNVLTTEQLYAWGWRIPFAIGALCAVVALYLRRGMEETESFTKKEKSKESAMRTLMRHPKELLTVVGLTMGGTLAFYTYTTYMQKYLVNTVGMSISDSTTISAATLFLFMCLQPIIGGLSDKIGRRPILIAFGVLGTIFTVPILMTLHTIQTWWGAFFLIMAALIIVSGYTSINAVVKAELFPTEIRALGVGLPYALTVSIFGGTAEYIALWFKSIGMETGYYWYVTACIAVSLLVYITMKDTQKHSRIVTD is encoded by the coding sequence ATGGATAACTCCAACGCCCTGCCACTTGGGTCGGCTGCCGTGCCCGCCAAAGAAAGAACCACCGCCAGCCGGATCAAATCGATCTTCAGCGGTTCCGTCGGCAACATGGTCGAGTGGTACGACTGGTATGTGTATGCCGCCTTCTCCCTGTACTTCGCGAAAACCTTTTTCCCTGCCGGTTCCACCACTGCCCAACTGATGAACACCGCTGCGATTTTCGCCGTCGGCTTTCTGATGCGCCCGATCGGTGGCTGGCTGATGGGCATGTACGCCGACAAGGTCGGCCGTAAAAAAGCCCTGATGGCCTCGGTCTACCTGATGTGCTTCGGCTCGCTGCTGATCGCCCTCAGCCCGAACTACGAAACCATCGGCATCGGCGCACCGATCCTGCTGGTGTTCGCCCGACTGCTGCAAGGCCTGTCGGTCGGTGGCGAATACGGCACCTCGGCGACCTATCTCTCGGAGATGGCGACCAAGGAACGTCGCGGCTTCTTCTCCAGCTTCCAGTACGTGACCCTGATCTCCGGCCAGCTCATCGCGCTCGGCGTGCTGATCGTGCTGCAGAACGTGCTGACCACTGAACAGCTGTACGCGTGGGGCTGGCGTATTCCGTTCGCCATCGGCGCGCTGTGTGCGGTCGTGGCGCTGTACCTGCGTCGCGGCATGGAAGAAACCGAGTCGTTCACCAAGAAAGAAAAGTCCAAGGAAAGCGCGATGCGCACCTTGATGCGCCACCCCAAAGAGCTGTTGACCGTGGTCGGTCTGACCATGGGCGGCACCCTGGCGTTTTACACCTACACCACCTACATGCAGAAATATCTGGTGAACACCGTCGGCATGAGCATCTCCGACTCGACCACCATTTCTGCCGCCACGCTGTTCCTGTTCATGTGCCTGCAACCGATCATCGGTGGCCTGTCGGACAAGATCGGTCGTCGTCCGATCCTGATCGCCTTCGGCGTGCTGGGGACGATCTTCACTGTGCCGATCCTGATGACCCTGCACACCATTCAAACCTGGTGGGGCGCGTTCTTCCTGATCATGGCGGCGCTGATCATCGTCAGCGGCTACACCTCGATCAACGCGGTGGTGAAAGCCGAATTGTTCCCGACCGAAATCCGCGCCCTCGGCGTCGGCCTGCCGTACGCACTGACCGTGTCGATCTTCGGCGGCACCGCTGAATACATCGCGCTGTGGTTCAAGAGCATCGGCATGGAAACCGGTTACTACTGGTATGTGACGGCGTGCATCGCGGTGTCGTTGCTGGTGTACATCACCATGAAGGACACCCAGAAGCATTCGCGCATCGTCACTGACTGA
- a CDS encoding flavin reductase family protein encodes MPDDIHFYEPANGHRLPHDPFNAIVGPRPIGWISSQDANGRLNLAPYSFFNAFNYIPPIIGFSSVGRKDSLNNIEQTGEFVWNLATRPLAEQMNQSCAMVAPEVNEFELAGLTTVASKVISVPRVAESPVSFECKVTQIIQLQRADGETVPSWLILGEVVAVHIAKWLLKDGIYDTAAAEPILRGGGPADYFQLGPEALFKMWRPGATR; translated from the coding sequence ATGCCCGATGACATCCACTTCTACGAACCCGCCAACGGCCACCGTCTGCCCCACGATCCGTTCAACGCCATTGTTGGTCCGCGCCCGATCGGCTGGATTTCTTCACAGGATGCCAACGGCCGCTTGAACCTGGCGCCGTACAGTTTCTTCAACGCCTTCAACTACATTCCGCCGATCATTGGTTTTTCCAGCGTCGGGCGCAAAGACAGCCTGAACAACATCGAGCAGACCGGCGAATTCGTCTGGAACCTTGCCACCCGCCCGTTGGCCGAGCAGATGAACCAGAGCTGCGCGATGGTCGCGCCTGAGGTCAATGAATTCGAATTGGCGGGATTGACGACAGTGGCGTCAAAGGTGATTTCGGTGCCACGGGTCGCCGAAAGTCCGGTGTCCTTCGAGTGCAAGGTCACGCAGATCATTCAGTTGCAGCGCGCCGATGGCGAGACAGTGCCGAGCTGGCTGATCCTCGGCGAAGTGGTCGCCGTGCATATCGCCAAGTGGCTGTTGAAGGACGGCATCTACGACACCGCCGCGGCAGAACCGATTCTGCGCGGCGGCGGGCCGGCGGATTATTTCCAGCTGGGGCCTGAGGCCCTGTTCAAGATGTGGCGTCCGGGCGCAACCAGGTAA
- a CDS encoding antibiotic biosynthesis monooxygenase family protein: MSKQIPVSHMAFVRARAGRSAELGVRLSALIEPSRAAPGCLSFALQHSQCDSELWLVSGFWSSQQMMTNYFNSPSMEIFAELVQELVVNSLDFHTFKDVSAAQALGQCPAPVHKLVG; encoded by the coding sequence ATGTCCAAGCAGATTCCCGTCAGTCATATGGCCTTCGTTCGAGCGCGCGCCGGGCGTTCGGCGGAACTCGGTGTGCGCCTGAGCGCGTTGATCGAGCCGTCCCGCGCCGCCCCCGGTTGCCTGAGCTTTGCCTTGCAGCATTCGCAGTGTGATTCCGAGCTGTGGCTGGTCTCCGGGTTCTGGAGCAGCCAGCAAATGATGACCAACTATTTCAACAGTCCGTCGATGGAAATCTTCGCCGAGCTGGTGCAGGAACTGGTGGTCAACAGCCTCGACTTCCACACCTTCAAGGACGTGTCGGCGGCGCAAGCCCTCGGCCAATGCCCGGCGCCGGTACACAAACTCGTCGGTTGA
- a CDS encoding AraC family transcriptional regulator, translating into MTSFDRFQAEPTADMEKQRAELAAIIRRNTTDDGSYETAIGSLFMSRHTKSHDFAPVLAQPALCIMAQGRKEVRLADEYFNYDPLNYLVVSVSMPLSGRVVNVSPEDPILAVRLDIDPTEITALIADAGPMGVPTRPTGRGLYVEQIDSSMLDAVLRLARLLDAPKDIAMLAPLIRREILYRLLRSPQGHRLYEIAIANSQSHRISQAIKWLNGNFEQPLRIDDLAKEVNLSVSTLHHRFKAMTAMSPLQYQKQLRLQEARRLMLAEGLEASAAGYRVGYESPSQFSREYSRLFGAPPLRDLARLRLSV; encoded by the coding sequence ATGACGTCATTCGATCGTTTTCAAGCCGAACCCACCGCTGACATGGAAAAACAGCGCGCGGAACTGGCGGCGATCATCCGCCGCAACACCACCGACGATGGCAGCTACGAGACCGCCATCGGCTCGCTGTTCATGTCGCGCCACACAAAATCCCACGACTTTGCCCCGGTGCTCGCGCAACCGGCGCTGTGCATCATGGCGCAGGGACGCAAAGAGGTGCGCCTGGCCGATGAATACTTCAATTACGACCCGCTGAATTATCTGGTGGTGTCGGTTTCGATGCCGCTCAGCGGGCGCGTGGTCAACGTCTCGCCGGAGGATCCGATCCTCGCCGTGCGCCTGGACATCGACCCGACCGAAATCACCGCGCTGATCGCTGACGCCGGTCCAATGGGCGTGCCGACCCGGCCGACCGGGCGCGGTTTGTATGTCGAGCAGATCGACAGCTCCATGCTCGATGCCGTGTTGCGTCTGGCCCGATTGCTCGATGCACCGAAAGACATCGCCATGCTCGCGCCGCTGATTCGCCGGGAGATTCTCTATCGCCTGCTGCGCAGCCCGCAGGGGCATCGCTTGTATGAAATCGCGATTGCCAACAGTCAGAGCCATCGCATCAGCCAGGCGATCAAATGGCTCAACGGCAACTTCGAGCAGCCGCTGCGCATTGATGATTTGGCGAAAGAAGTGAACCTCAGCGTGTCGACTTTGCATCACCGCTTCAAGGCGATGACGGCGATGAGTCCGCTGCAGTATCAGAAGCAGTTGCGCCTGCAAGAGGCGCGGCGGTTGATGTTGGCGGAAGGGCTGGAGGCTTCGGCGGCGGGGTATCGGGTGGGGTATGAAAGTCCGTCGCAGTTCAGCCGGGAATACAGTCGGTTGTTTGGTGCGCCGCCGTTAAGGGATTTGGCGCGGTTGCGGCTTTCGGTGTGA
- a CDS encoding ABC transporter ATP-binding protein: protein MTGLILENVKKFYGSACAVQDVNLHLPEGKLVCFLGPSGCGKTTLLRMIAGLETLSAGEIRLDGEDIGQTPAHLRNFGMVFQSLALFPHMTVGENIAYPLKLRGVSKADQHKRVVELLELIQLQAMIDRPVAKLSGGQRQRVAIARAIASHPKILLLDEPLSALDAKLRESMQVEIRQLQQRLNITTIMVTHDQREAMTMADIVVVLGEHKVQQVGTPIEIYRHPANEFVADFIGSGNIFPATALGDGKVSLPGGDALQVPICSSIVVGQKVKMLIRPEDLQLSAAQATAGNRLLGKVTFVRDIGATIETTVECSGVTFTALSTPCQGIGLGIGHPVSVTLPVEACRVLGA from the coding sequence ATGACTGGTCTGATTCTGGAAAACGTCAAGAAATTCTACGGCTCGGCATGCGCGGTACAAGACGTCAACCTGCATTTGCCGGAAGGCAAACTGGTGTGTTTTCTCGGCCCGTCCGGCTGCGGCAAAACTACTTTGCTGCGGATGATTGCCGGGCTGGAAACCCTCAGCGCTGGCGAGATACGCCTGGATGGCGAAGACATCGGTCAGACCCCGGCGCACCTGCGCAACTTCGGTATGGTCTTTCAGTCGCTGGCGCTGTTTCCGCACATGACGGTCGGCGAGAACATCGCCTACCCGCTGAAGTTGCGCGGCGTCAGCAAGGCTGATCAACACAAGCGCGTGGTGGAGTTGCTGGAACTGATCCAGTTGCAGGCGATGATCGATCGTCCGGTGGCGAAGCTCTCCGGTGGGCAAAGGCAACGCGTGGCGATTGCCCGGGCGATCGCTTCGCACCCGAAAATCCTTCTGCTTGATGAGCCGCTGTCGGCGCTCGACGCCAAATTGCGCGAGTCGATGCAGGTGGAAATCCGTCAGTTGCAACAGCGCCTGAACATCACCACGATCATGGTCACCCACGATCAGCGCGAAGCCATGACCATGGCCGATATCGTCGTGGTGCTGGGCGAGCACAAGGTGCAGCAGGTCGGTACGCCGATTGAAATCTATCGGCATCCGGCCAATGAGTTTGTCGCTGACTTCATTGGTTCGGGCAACATCTTCCCGGCCACGGCACTGGGCGATGGCAAGGTCAGCCTGCCGGGCGGTGATGCGCTTCAAGTGCCGATCTGTAGCAGCATTGTCGTCGGGCAAAAAGTGAAGATGCTGATTCGCCCGGAAGACCTGCAACTGTCGGCAGCGCAAGCGACGGCGGGGAATCGGTTGCTGGGCAAGGTGACGTTTGTGCGCGATATCGGCGCGACCATCGAGACCACGGTGGAGTGTTCCGGGGTGACGTTTACCGCGTTGAGCACGCCGTGTCAGGGGATCGGGTTGGGGATTGGGCATCCGGTGTCGGTGACGTTGCCGGTGGAGGCTTGTCGGGTGTTGGGGGCTTAG
- a CDS encoding ABC transporter permease encodes MSALTNKRMALLPGETGKFAGILSGFILLLAVLPILTMIVMSFSGASNLDFPPSSYSLQWYKAAWHTFVSPDASDVLSLGQAMATSLLVSCLTMVFATLIAVPAAYALTRCEFRGKAVALQLMSLPLVFPMVVLGLALLLVFDSLPFHMTTSRLVIAHVILALPFVVKNCTAAMLSIGSEVEEAARMLGASPLRAIVDVVVPLMKSGILAGMLLAFIVSFNEFTVTYFLYTIDVMTVPIWMYSRTVSSLDPTVFSFAVLIVLIDFVLIWALEKLVGEGGVSF; translated from the coding sequence ATGAGTGCCCTGACCAACAAGCGCATGGCGCTGCTGCCCGGCGAAACCGGCAAATTCGCCGGCATCCTCTCCGGCTTCATTCTGCTGCTGGCGGTGTTGCCGATCCTGACCATGATCGTCATGTCGTTCAGCGGCGCGTCGAACCTCGACTTCCCGCCGAGCAGCTACAGCCTGCAATGGTACAAAGCCGCCTGGCACACCTTCGTGTCGCCGGACGCCAGTGATGTGCTCAGCCTCGGCCAGGCCATGGCCACCAGCCTGTTGGTGTCGTGCCTGACCATGGTCTTCGCCACGCTGATTGCGGTGCCCGCCGCTTATGCGCTGACCCGTTGCGAGTTCCGGGGCAAAGCCGTGGCGCTGCAATTGATGTCGCTGCCGCTGGTGTTTCCGATGGTGGTGTTGGGTCTGGCGTTGTTGTTGGTGTTCGACAGCCTGCCGTTCCACATGACCACCTCGCGACTGGTGATTGCCCACGTGATTCTAGCGCTGCCGTTTGTGGTGAAGAACTGCACGGCGGCGATGCTTTCAATCGGCAGCGAAGTCGAGGAAGCGGCGCGGATGCTTGGCGCTTCGCCGCTGCGGGCCATCGTTGATGTGGTGGTGCCTTTGATGAAGTCGGGGATTCTGGCCGGCATGCTGCTGGCGTTCATCGTCTCGTTCAACGAATTCACCGTGACCTATTTCCTCTACACCATCGACGTCATGACCGTGCCGATCTGGATGTACAGCCGCACCGTGTCGTCGCTCGACCCTACCGTGTTCTCGTTTGCCGTGCTGATCGTGCTGATCGACTTCGTCCTGATCTGGGCGCTGGAGAAGCTGGTGGGCGAGGGCGGCGTTTCCTTTTGA
- a CDS encoding ABC transporter permease, which produces MEHQSLTQPVGAATVRPVRGFSPTARAWLFLSPSMLFLGVLIAASLLVLRMSVGTKGAEWSGFSLASYAQLLEPYYLKSLLLTLRLALISAVIAVVLAIPVAYTMSRLTSPFLRRIFLAAVLLPLLVNLLLQSYGWLVILGPAGMLNQALMGLGLIKRPIMLLYNQNGVLMGLVQTAFPLAVLPIASAMRGVARTYEEAAATLGASRFQVFRQVVLPMSLPGIITGATLVFAYNASSFVVPLLLGGRRVPMLAVMVHDQIAPLMNWPAASAAGVVLIITTLAIMTLSEYITGRRRRLLEASQ; this is translated from the coding sequence ATGGAACATCAATCCCTGACCCAACCGGTTGGCGCCGCTACCGTGCGCCCGGTGCGCGGTTTTTCACCGACCGCGCGGGCGTGGCTTTTCCTCTCGCCGTCGATGCTGTTTCTCGGCGTGCTCATCGCGGCGAGCCTGCTGGTGCTGCGCATGAGCGTCGGCACCAAAGGCGCCGAGTGGAGCGGTTTCAGCCTGGCCAGTTACGCCCAGTTGCTCGAACCCTATTACCTGAAATCCTTGCTGCTGACCTTGCGTCTGGCGTTGATCAGCGCGGTGATAGCCGTGGTGCTGGCGATCCCGGTGGCGTACACCATGTCGCGACTGACATCGCCGTTCCTGCGGCGGATTTTCCTCGCTGCGGTGCTGCTGCCGTTGCTGGTCAATCTGTTGCTGCAAAGCTACGGCTGGCTGGTGATCCTCGGCCCGGCGGGCATGCTCAATCAGGCGCTGATGGGACTCGGCCTGATCAAGCGGCCGATCATGTTGCTGTACAACCAGAACGGCGTGTTGATGGGCCTGGTGCAGACCGCGTTCCCGCTCGCCGTGCTGCCGATCGCCAGCGCCATGCGCGGTGTCGCCCGCACTTATGAGGAGGCCGCGGCGACCCTCGGCGCCAGCCGTTTTCAGGTGTTCCGCCAAGTGGTGCTGCCAATGAGTTTGCCGGGGATCATCACCGGCGCAACGTTGGTGTTCGCTTACAACGCCAGCAGCTTCGTAGTGCCGCTGCTGCTCGGTGGCCGTCGCGTACCGATGCTGGCGGTGATGGTGCATGACCAGATCGCCCCGCTGATGAACTGGCCTGCCGCGTCCGCTGCCGGCGTCGTGCTGATCATCACCACGCTGGCGATCATGACCTTGTCCGAATACATCACTGGCCGTCGTCGGCGTCTGCTGGAGGCTTCGCAATGA
- a CDS encoding ABC transporter substrate-binding protein, whose amino-acid sequence MGEHDLNRRQFIKTVGVASVAAAALSMPFIRASASDTRFAGKTLRLLTWSDDTGLAALRNIAATFEAKTGAKVIADRTGSTSEMVAKLKAGGDRPQYDIITLAGVGAEGLAAAGLLEKPDLNRIPNLVDVPEKYRTGANGHGIGYLLWCNSLVYSTRTQKEAPTSYAALWDADLAPNIFLPPPNWTEAMDLIIIAAKLAGGDEHNIEPGFKKLAELKDRVVTLGENPNQIAELFRTGSLDMGGLYAPAFFPKQIRDPNYGLGATFGMKEGFYTDLMLSVMPKNRPGDTDLAYAFIDHSLDPLVQGKMAEDIFNGPVNAKAIISAEARKSPFILTPEQIAEKAIMHDNAFLATVHDQWIRRYTEIFSS is encoded by the coding sequence ATGGGCGAGCACGATCTGAACAGGCGTCAATTCATTAAAACCGTCGGCGTCGCCTCGGTGGCGGCGGCCGCCCTGAGCATGCCCTTCATCCGGGCGAGCGCCAGCGACACGCGATTCGCTGGCAAGACCCTGCGTTTGCTGACCTGGTCGGATGACACCGGCCTCGCCGCACTGCGCAATATCGCCGCCACGTTCGAAGCCAAAACCGGCGCCAAAGTCATCGCCGACCGCACCGGCAGTACCTCGGAAATGGTCGCCAAACTCAAGGCCGGCGGTGATCGTCCGCAGTACGACATCATCACCCTGGCCGGTGTCGGCGCCGAAGGTCTGGCCGCTGCCGGACTGCTGGAAAAACCCGACCTCAACCGCATTCCCAACCTCGTCGACGTCCCGGAAAAATACCGCACTGGCGCCAATGGCCACGGCATCGGTTACCTGTTGTGGTGCAACAGTCTGGTCTACAGCACCCGCACCCAGAAAGAAGCGCCAACCAGTTACGCCGCGCTGTGGGACGCCGATCTGGCGCCGAATATTTTCCTGCCGCCACCGAACTGGACCGAAGCGATGGACCTGATCATCATCGCCGCGAAACTGGCCGGCGGTGACGAGCACAACATCGAGCCGGGCTTCAAGAAACTCGCCGAGCTCAAGGATCGCGTGGTGACGTTGGGTGAAAACCCGAACCAGATTGCCGAGCTGTTTCGCACCGGTTCGCTGGACATGGGCGGCTTGTACGCGCCGGCATTTTTCCCCAAGCAGATTCGCGATCCGAACTACGGTCTCGGTGCCACATTCGGCATGAAGGAAGGTTTCTACACCGACCTGATGCTCTCGGTGATGCCGAAGAACCGTCCGGGCGATACCGATCTGGCTTACGCCTTTATCGACCACTCACTCGACCCGCTGGTGCAGGGCAAGATGGCCGAAGACATCTTCAACGGCCCGGTCAACGCCAAGGCGATCATCTCCGCCGAAGCGCGCAAGAGCCCGTTCATCCTCACGCCGGAGCAGATTGCCGAGAAGGCGATCATGCACGACAACGCCTTCCTGGCCACCGTGCATGACCAATGGATTCGTCGCTATACGGAAATCTTTTCTTCCTGA